Genomic window (Musa acuminata AAA Group cultivar baxijiao chromosome BXJ1-9, Cavendish_Baxijiao_AAA, whole genome shotgun sequence):
ttataatataaaataccTTAAAATATCCTTTTATACTACTTCATCGAAAACTTCAATATAAATGGATAAATACAAAAGAACTATTAATTTGTGATAATATTTGTACTATCTCTATCCATATTAATGTCATTTAAAGTGTCAGCGTCTTGATGTTAACAACCAATCAACGAAGATTAACTACAGTctttttgtataatttttttattttttggggatatatatatgctaaaattaaatttagatgaacacacacacacacacacacacacacacacacacacacacacatatatatatatatatatatatatatatatatatatatatatatatatatatatatatatattataattttaccctatcataaaaaataagtaaTCTGTTAGCTATGAATTTGTGCTAAAATATGCCATCAAAGCATAATTATCAAAACCAGATTGAATCGAAtagtcaaacaaaaaaaaattaagaatcagACCATTACATGTCCGATTTAATTATTGGATCAAtgtattcaaaaatcaaaatgaaCCCATTGACCTCATTGGTCTTTTGATAACTTCCTTGAAATGTTGGACTATATAAAACTGATTTAGTTTTgtaacataacaaaaaaaatgtaaatatttttcaaataaactTTTTTATATTTCTTCAAGAAGATATTTTCATCCATCATCAAATTAGAATTGATACGtgaaagaaattaaaattgaTCCAGCTTTCATGTAATACCACCAATGTTGGTATTATCATTCAACCTagttgatattatcatttttattattttttaatatttttaaatttttattatacataattttaaattatctaatatattttaaaatatttttaattaaatatactatcatagacttaactggttttacctaagtcatgagATATCGTTGTGAGTTCGTCCACAAAAGGTTAGCTTTTTCGAAACATCTTATTTCaacaaacacttcatagacaataataattataaatataaactttaTAAACTCTGTACAATTGCGCGATAAAATGTCCAAGGTAATTCATCTCGATCAAAAGTCCCCATAAGTGCTCACATAATATTATTATGGAACAAGACAATGAATCAATCCTAGACACTATCTCAAAAGCTTATCCAACCATATACCACTCGGGTAGCTCTTTGATATTGTATTAGCTAATACTCTATATTACTCTATGAAGCTAAAAAAACCCCGAAAATAGTTATCTATATGATCTTTTTTAGAAAATTTTACCTCTATACAACAACTGTATACAACCTATGTTAACAAGCCTACAATAATCATAAAAGCTAACTAAAATAGAGTTACAAAGTTTATTACAAACTCAATAtatgctgtgtaaagcatgaacaaaattgaaAGATATAGTTTTATATGAGCATTCTATCGAACAACCTATTTATAATATTGTccttgatattctcccccacttattcgatTGAACATCTTGTTTATCGACTCAATTATAATAACTATCCCTAATGGTTGATATATTCATATATTTATATCAAAGATGTTTTAGTGATTAAAACTTAtacttttctaaaattttatcacTGAATATCTTCTCCTAAGCATTTCATGATTAATAATATGGTATTTTTTATGTTGTTTTTTAGCCCACTATAAAGAGATGGTAAATAGTGTTTAATCCTAATAGAAGAAAATGTGAAGAAGGTATGGCTGACGGTGGTAACACGTcaccaccaacttgcagccacctATCCTTTCTTAAAGGAAACTGATCACCAAATGTCAATTCCCTGTTGAGACTATTTAGCTTTCTATGTTTCTTTGGTTGCTAGATTTAGCTACATCTTTTTTTTGTCAAATAAAAGCAGAATAATTGATGATGATTCTTTATCACCAAAGTCAGAATCTTGGAAATGCATATCCAATCTTGCTACCCTTTTCCCGTATTGGCTTCAAAATGTCAGTATGCGGTAGGCACTAATTTGCAGTGACATACGAAAATAATCATATATCGTTTTCCATTATGATCCTCATAGAATCAAATGACAAATATTTAGAACATCATGCTATTTGTGCACTTCTCATCCTTGTGGCGTTTTTTGCTAGATGTGTTGTCGTATTTCtttcatatttgatttgattttattcTCGATTTGTGTGCTAATGTCCAAACATTTTCTTGGTGACCACATAATGCCCATCTCTGAGTTAGTACAGGATTCATGGTCGGGGCTGCCAATCTCATCACTATCTCCTTGCCGGCGACGTTGTCCTCGCTACAGCCACCACAACATCAACTCTTCTGCATCCCACCTTCTCATTGATGGAGAGCGAAGGAATCTCGCAGTTTACTGGTTTTAGAGAGATAAGCTTCATATCCCCCTCATTACAAACTCCCCCTCACCAGCAATATGGTCCCTCCAATAATACTGTCCTTGCTAGCGACATAGCAATTAACATGATGACACCATACTTCTTTGTACTCCCATGTCAACTCTTCCTCTTCCTTGTTGGCTTCACCATCGACATCAGTCGCCCAAAAAGTTTCTGCTTAATCATATTTTTCGAAAGAGGGACAGACAATCTTATCTTTACGGGTCAAGGAGGTTCTTTTCATCACTTTTCAGGATGGGCAAAAATTTTCTCTCCATCAGAGAAGCGTTGTTCGTCTATATGGGGATGGATGAAGTCGATCCTACCACACACGAAAACAGAAGAGGACATCGAGATCTTCCTCTCGCACTGAATTAGAAGGTACTCCATCGGAAAATGCAGGAAAGAGAGGAGGTCTTTGTTGAAGTGGAGCAAATTTCTTGTGTTCTGTCAGAGAGCAAACTCCAAGGGGGAGTGACTGGATATTGATTCCTTGCAAATTACTACTGTTAGATTCGAATTGTGATTGCATGTGCTATAAATGAAAAATGAACAAAGAAATCTTGCTAGTGCTACTAAAATAGTTGTAGCAAGAAGAAAGCTTTGGAGTGTTCAGCGCCTGAAGAACCGGGCAACATCGCGGACGATCGAGAAATGACAGCAGCAGCAGTAGATGGCTGCGTCGGGTGGTTCGGTCTGTCGATGAATATGCCAAAGGGGTCGGTGTCAAACCCCGAACGGGGGAGGGGGCCTTATGGACGGGAAAGAATCAAACATCTCATCCGCATGCCCCACAACACTTTTCACTCGCAAGAGCAACTGAACCATCCATTCTGTCTAATTCTGCGCTACTGTTCACAATGATGTACTGCTACTTCATTCACAACCAACAAAAGCATAGCAAAGAGGAAAACAGCAACCACAAGTTCGGGATTGAATGGCACACAGGTTTTACAACAAAATTCTACTTCCCTTTCTGCGGTTTCTGGTTGCTTTCTCTTTTACTTGTGTCCATTTTGTCCGCTGCAGCTTGTCTGCCGGTGTGGTGATGCGGTCATGACTTCCTCCTTCCTGTCGCTTGTGTCATGCTCTTGACATCATATGCCCAGTAGGATGTAATACACCAGTGTGATGGGCAGGGCGATTAGCATTCCAAAGATCACTCTGCGGCAAGAGAGCATGAAATTTACCTGAAGGAAAACAATGAAGCAAGGCAACAGAAAAAGAATGCCGGCTGAGATGTACTCACgctgtgctaaggatatcaggaTGCACATTGTACTCCTTGGCAAACACAAAGGGAACGATGCCTTGAGGCAGCGCTGCCTGTCCATgacaaagagaaggaaagaagaaaagtCATGCATTTAAGTGGTGTCGGGTGAGATGGAGGAGGGGTCATAAAAGTACCTGTACAATGGCGATGCGCAAGAGAACACCACGTAGGCCGATGGCTAGGGAAGCCACAGCCATGACAGCCGGGCCTGTTAGGAACCTCACCGCCATGGCGAAAGCTGCTGCCTTGTTCCCACATGCTATGACCCTTGGCTGCAACGCCATGAACAGACCTGAAACCCCACTCCGACAGCAATCCAAATCCCGATCAGTAAAATCAAAGAAATAGGGCACGTGAGACAAGATACACAGAAACACATGAATACGGACCAAGGCTGAACATGGCCATTCCAAGGCCAGCATCCGACAGTATGGAGATGGACTGCAACACGATCGCAGGCATCTGAACATTCCATCTGCAGTGCCAGCAGAAGCAAGGTAGCATGAGTTGGAGAATTGTAATACGAATCTTTACTATTGATGTAAGGGTGACACTGTTCCTGTTCGATTACCTGAAGCAGACGAGAGCCCAGATGATGCCGATCAAGCTGGAGTAGGTGTTGGGATTGCGGATCAGCTTCCGCCAAACCATGATCAGTATCAGCCTGGTCATGACGCTGGTCGGCGGCATCGCTGTCACTTCTCGTAGCCCTCCtttcttgacctcctttaccttcTCATCTCCCTCATGCTGAGCTGTGCCATCTTTGTCCATGGCTGCCCTGTTGCCAAAGCTGAAATCCTCTCGCCCTACATACTCATCCCTGTTCTCCCTCCGGCCATCCACTGTAAACCAAATCGGCTCCATCGAATTGACCCTTTCCATCGAACCAACTGAAAATAACTACTTTACCTTTGCCGGGAGAAACTGCCACCCTGACATCTTTTATACCGGTAGGATCTGTCGACGGCACACCGTACTCCTTGCCGTTGCCGAACACGTCGGAGACTGGAGATGCGCTTGAGCTCCACAAGAACATGTGGAGGTCCTTCCCCCCTCCGTCCTCCGTCTTCGACAGATGGGGTTGTCCATTGGCTCTTTTAGGCCCGCTCGTCCTTGACGCCGCCTGAACGAACACAGCTGGATTCGGAGCCGGGTAGTTCGGAGATGCTGCGGTAGTAGTAACTGGAAATTGGTTTTGGATCCTAGGCTTGGCACCCGCAGGATTTCCGGCACCGTGCTCCTCCTCGTAGTTGGACGGTCtcggtgtcgtcgccgccgccgccgccgcccctgcTCGCACCCCGTAGACGTCGGCCGCCCCGAAATTGGAGCCCCTGCCGGCCACCATGGAGTAGAAGTCGTTGTGGTTGAAGCTGGAACCTCTGGGCGTGGGGTTGCGCGACGACTGCAGCGAGTAGATCTCCGCGTTGGTGAGGTTGGACGGCCGGGGTGTGGCCGCCGAGAAGCCCATCGAGCGCCTGGGGTAGACGTCCGACCGCGACGCGTTCGACCGCCTCACGGTGATGTGCAGCTTGCCGTCCTCCATGACGTGCGCCTCCGTCTCGAGCGCGTCGC
Coding sequences:
- the LOC135593871 gene encoding probable auxin efflux carrier component 1c; this translates as MITAGDFYNVMTAVVPLYVAMILAYGSVKWWKVFTPTQCSGINRFVALFAVPLLSFHFISGNDPYTMNLRFIAADTLQKLIVLAGLAAWGVLSRRGRLDWTITTFALGTLPNTLVMGIPLLRGMYGEVSHSLMVQIVVLQCIIWYTLMLFLFEYRAAKLLIAEQFPDTAGAIASISVDSDVVSLDGRDALETEAHVMEDGKLHITVRRSNASRSDVYPRRSMGFSAATPRPSNLTNAEIYSLQSSRNPTPRGSSFNHNDFYSMVAGRGSNFGAADVYGVRAGAAAAAATTPRPSNYEEEHGAGNPAGAKPRIQNQFPVTTTAASPNYPAPNPAVFVQAASRTSGPKRANGQPHLSKTEDGGGKDLHMFLWSSSASPVSDVFGNGKEYGVPSTDPTGIKDVRVAVSPGKVDGRRENRDEYVGREDFSFGNRAAMDKDGTAQHEGDEKVKEVKKGGLREVTAMPPTSVMTRLILIMVWRKLIRNPNTYSSLIGIIWALVCFRWNVQMPAIVLQSISILSDAGLGMAMFSLGLFMALQPRVIACGNKAAAFAMAVRFLTGPAVMAVASLAIGLRGVLLRIAIVQAALPQGIVPFVFAKEYNVHPDILSTAVIFGMLIALPITLVYYILLGI